The Brassica napus cultivar Da-Ae chromosome C1, Da-Ae, whole genome shotgun sequence DNA segment GGCTTAGCTGGACTAGCCGTAATGGGCCAGAACTTAGCTCTCAACATTGCTTCCAAAGGCTTCCTAATCTCCGTCTACAACAGAACAACCTCCAAAGTCGACGAAACCGTCGAACGAGCCAAGAAAGAAGGAAACCTCCCTGTCTACGGCTTCCACGACCCCGAGTCCTTCGTCAACTCCATCCAAAAGCCACGTGTCATAATCATGCTCGTCAAGGCCGGTGCACCCGTCGACCAAACCATCAAGACCCTCTCAGCTTATCTAGAAAAAGGTGATTGCATAGTCGACGGCGGCAACGAATGGTACGAGAACACAGAGAGGAGAGAAAAAGCCGTGGCCGAGAACGGCTTCCTCTACCTAGGAATGGGAGTCTCTGGTGGTGAAGAAGGTGCTCGTAACGGCCCCTCAATGATGCCTGGAGGATCCTTTGAGGCTTACAAGAACATCGAAGACATTCTTCTCAAGGTTGCGGCTCAGGTCAGGGACAGTGGTCCATGTGTGACGTACATAGGGAAAGGAGGGTCTGGAAACTTCGTCAAAATGGTTCACAATGGGATTGAGTACGGTGACATGCAGCTGATTGCTGAAGCCTATGATGTGTTGAAATCCGTTGGTAAGCTAACGAACGAGGAGCTTCACGGTGTCTTCACCGAGTGGAACAAAGGCGAGCTCGAGAGTTTCTTGGTAGAGATCACTGCGGATATCTTTGGGATCAAGGACGATAAGGGTGATGGGCATTTGGTTGATAAGGTATTAATTAATCTCTTAATTTCTGATCAACGTTAACGTTTACAATGATCACTCTTCTTATACTGAAAGTGTTAACAAACTGTTAAACCAATAAATAGGGGGACAAACGGTACGGCTGTCCCCCGGCCCGTTCCAAAACTGTGGGTTAAAAGGGTCCAATTTTTCTTACAAATGCACttttttacattaatttttttttttaaataataaattaaattaaaaaggggcacaaaatattttaaatgtatatggTTTTGTTTACATCACAAAATGTTactgttaaattttttaaaacaaaaatatatttataacactgaaaaaaaaaatttaaaaggtaaaagaaaatagaaaaaaaatttgcttTAGGACCTTTAAAAATGTTAAGCTGGCCCTGTTTACAATGATCACTCTTCTTATACTGAAGAAAGAGTGTTAACAAactattaaaccaataacagaATATTAAACCGGTGAGTTCAGCAAACTAAACCGACTAATCTATTGTACATACTCTGTTACAAGGTTTTGGACAAAACTGGGATGAAAGGTACCGGGAAATGGACCGTGCAGCAAGCAGCTGAGCTCTCTGTTCCTTCTCCCACTATAGAATCCTCTCTTGACGCGAGGTTCCTCAGCGGGCTTAAGGACGAGCGTGTGCAGGCCGCTAAGGTCTTCAAGGAAGGTGGTTTTGGCGATGTCTTAACCGATCAAACCGTTGACAAGAAGCAGCTGATAGATGACGTGAGGAAGGCTCTTTACGCGTCGAAAATCTGCAGCTACGCGCAAGGGATGAACCTGATCCGTGCCAAGAGCGTGGAAAAGGGGTGGGGGTTGAAGCTAGGGGAGCTGGCGAGGATCTGGAAAGGAGGGTGCATCATCAGAGCAATCTTCTTGGACAGGATCAAGCAAGCTTACGACAGGAACGCGGAGCTGGCTAACCTCTTGGTGGATCCCGAGTTTGCGAAAGAGATCATCGAGAGGCAGTCGGCTTGGAGGAGAGTGGTCTGCTTGAGCATCAACTCGGGTATAAGCACTCCCGGTATGTCTGCGAGTCTGGCGTACTTTGATTCTTACAGGAGAGAGAGGTTGCCGGCGAACCTTGTCCAAGCTCAGAGAGATTACTTTGGTGCTCATACTTATGAAAGGACTGATATGGAAGGGTCTTTCCACACTGAGTGGTTCAAGATTGCAAGACAATCCAAGATGTAATGATGTGATGAGTCTCTCTCTCAGTTTGGTATTCTCCCTTCAATAATGTATTCACACCTAGTGTGAAATACTGTGGCAGCCTATAGGCTCGTGTGTTTACTTGTATTCTTCTTTTATTTGTATTTCGAATAGGCATCAAACATCTTTTGCTACTCTACTTGGTTGTCCCTCTCTTGTGAAGTGACAACTTGAAATCTGCTTTTGAGTCATAGTGATGCATATCTTCTTTATTGTGGTATCAATTCAATTACAGTGTTAGACACTGTTCCACAAGATAATATTTCACTTATTCTTGTATTTGTAGAGAGAGTTGTGCGTAAACTACTGCAGTTATAGGAACATATCTGATTTAACTCgtaataattttacaaaagtcAACAAAAACTAAGGATTCATATATATGAGAAACCGTGGTAATAACTAGCCAAACTAGTCAGTTCAGAAAGAAGGAACAATTCCATAACTGGTATTGGACATTAGTGATGTTGAGAAGAGTTGTTCTGCATCAGCTTCCATATCTATCCTCTTTGCGAACCGGCCCTTGATTCTGGGTCTTACCTCGGCATAAGCCTTTCTTGAAGCATACCTTATTGTCTTCTCaaacttcctcctcttcttcttctctctgtaTCTCAGGACTCTAGCTTCCCTGTCAGCTGGAGTTAGCTGCTGCACCATCTGAGTAGGTGGGCCAGATACTTGGTCTATTGTCTCTTTAGCGTGTTGGACTGTTGTGTCACTTGATGTTGACTCTGGCACAACACTAATGTAGCTGTAGTGAGGTTCTGTAGAGTAACCATAGTTGACACCCAAATGAAAGTTGTGTTGGCTTTGTTGCATGTGACTTGTTGATGATTCTTCAAGTTGAAGTGGCACAACTCCATCTTCTCCTCCACCAAAGCTCCTCTGGTAATGATTGTACTGATCTCCGAACTGGTTGTCTGTGCCTGAGCTGTAGTCCACAAGATCAAGATACTCAACACCAAACAAGAACCCATTGTTCTGATTGTTTTTCCCTGGATTAAGCATCAACCAGGAAGCCACCTCATCCGCATCCTCTTTTTCTTCACTCACCATCATGACATTATTATCTCCATCAGTGGCCATGGAGCCGCAAGAGTTTGAAGTTATAGGCACACGTTGATGACGTCTAGCTAGAGGGTTTGCGGAATGGATCTCAGCATCACAAGCTGTACAAAGAGACGCAGCGTCTGCTTTACAGAAAAACTCAGCCGGGGCAGACTCGCATGAGTCGCAGACACGAACACGTTTGGCTGCGTGAACTCGGGCGTCGCAGTTGGTGCACAAGTAGGTAGAATCAGCTTCACGGTAGATAGTGCAGGCGGCTGAACGACATGTGCCACATGCTCGTGTACCACCACTCTCGTTGCTCTCTTCTTTCAACATACTAAAGAGTAAAGACTAAACAATATGTTTGTGTGTAATGATATTGTTACTATGATATGTTGGTGAGATGGGGAAGTATATAGAATCTTGGGGTGAACACGTGGCAGAGATTTAGTGGTTGCTAAAAGTAGTTGGATCAGCTTGTGGCTGGCTGAAGTTTGAAGAGAGGATATGCATTAATGATGAGAAAGTCTTGTCTTATCATTGGCAAAAGGTGAACAAATCTACACCAAGTATATATCTTCTCTTCCTTTGTGTAGCTTTCTTCTACTTAGGACCACACCCCATGAGTTGATGGTGATCATGTTTAAAGATACTCAGAGAGCTTTAAGTGTTGTCTTAGTGTTATCAATTTGCTAACGTTTACTTAGCATCATAAATGATCAAAGACTAGACAAACTTTCAAACATGGTAAAAAAGAAGTGAAGAACGTTTAGAGGGTGCGGCTGACATGGCACAATGGCCATGGCGTATATGCATGGTGGACCTATAGTGACCAATGGGAGAATGATAAGTTAGACTTTTGTGAAGCGATAAGGATGTTTATGAGCCACAAGTCCTTGACAGATTTATCATAGTGAACCCTGTAATAAAtcttatatttctatatatatatatatatctctataGGCTATAGCATAGTTTTAAAAATGCCTGCTAAGCAGACAGAAAATCGATCCTAACCAAAAcaaatttcataaaacctttgtACGATTCAAAtcgatttaaattattttaaaccgGTTTAAATCGATATAATTTGGTCTAAATCAGTTAAATTCAATAATAATGTGTaaaaatctacaaatttgtgtaatttataattaaatcgaAAAACTGAagttttatataaatgtttaatatatatatatatataatacatcaataatttattaaaacccGTGTAAATCACATCgtttagtttttaataataCTCCTAGTGACTAGTTTTCTATAAAATGCTCAATTACTGTCTAGCAATTTCTTAAACACTGGAGTATAGCTTACATCTTGTTTGAATTTGATGGCAAATCATATGCATAAACTATCATTTGACACACAAAAAAAAGCATTACcgactataaaaaaaattacaaataaataaagaaaagattTAGATGGGCTATGATGAAAAGGAAAAGCCCATGGGCTGGAGATGTTTTCGCATTTCAGCCTCGCTTCGCTCGATTATGACAAAACCGACATTTTCAAATTCCCTCTGAATCGTCTCAGAGACGCTCTTACTCAAAACACGATGACTCTGTCATTGCTGAAGCTCGCGTTCGTCCAAGGTCCAAGAGATGGCGAATCTCTCGAGTACAAGCCCGGATCCACTATCCGCATCGGCCGAGTCGTTCGCGGTAACGAAATCGCCATTAAAGACGCCGGAATCTCCACCAAACACCTCCGAATCGTATCCGACTCCGAGAACTGGATAATCCACGACCTTGGATCTTCCAACGGCACCATACTGAACTCGGAGACTCTCGATCCAGATACTCCCGTTAATCTCCGTAACGGAGACGTGATCAAGCTTGGTGAGTATACTTCCATTGTAGTGAGCTTCGAGACTGGTGTtcaggtggaggaggaggaggaggaggagcataaGCTTCCCCCGAGGCCGAGAAGGAACAACAGGCGCCTTCCTgtttcggatccggatccggttCAGGAGAAACCAAAGCGCAGGGGTAGGCCCCGGAAGAATGAAACGAAAGAAGCTGTTCCGGTGGAGAAAAAGGCTCATGGAGGTAAGAAGAACACTGAGGATGTTGAGAATTTGGGTTTGAATGCAGTGAAATTGGAGATTGAGGATACTCCAAAGGGAGTGGAGATCTCAGAGATGAAGAGAGGGACGAGGAGCAGCAGGCAGATCCGGAATGTGAAGTGTGAGGATGAGGTTAtagaggaggagaagagaagacCTTCAAGGGCTACCAGGAGCACTAAGAAAGAGATTGGTGGAGATTCGTTTCAGGAGCTGGAGAGGGTCTTGAACCAAGCTCGGAAAAGCCGTGCAAATAAGAAGAAAGTGGAGAGTGCTGTAGAAGAGATGGAAGCTAGAAATGATGTTGGAGAGGGGAAAGGTTGCAGTGAAACAAGTGATAAAGAAAATGAGAATGTAGAGCAGGTGGAGGTTGAGTCAAGGAAGAGCACAATGGTAGGAGAAGAGGACCTGAACTGTAGTGTTAGAGAAGATGTAGAGACAGAGAACTTCCAAGAGGAAAGAGACAGTAAGGGCGAGGGGGGTGGAGTTGAGACATCTAAGATGGTAGAGCAGGTTGAGATTAAGTCAAGGAATAGCGCAGTAGTAGGTGAAGAGGACATGGACTGTAGTGTTAGAGAAGATGGAGAGACAGAGAACTTACAAGAGGAAAAATACAGTAAGGGTGGAGTTGAGACATCAGATGGAAAGGCTGAGCAGGGATCCAGGAATGAAAAGAATGTAGAGAAGGTAGATTTAGAGAAGATGACACTAGGAGACTGGTTTGCATACATGAAAGTACACTTGAGAAAACAGATAGTGGATGAGACAGAGAAGTTGATAGAGGATATGAGAAGTAAATCTTTGAGAGTTCGCCACCATATTGAAGAGCAGAA contains these protein-coding regions:
- the LOC106352155 gene encoding FHA domain-containing protein At4g14490-like: MFSHFSLASLDYDKTDIFKFPLNRLRDALTQNTMTLSLLKLAFVQGPRDGESLEYKPGSTIRIGRVVRGNEIAIKDAGISTKHLRIVSDSENWIIHDLGSSNGTILNSETLDPDTPVNLRNGDVIKLGEYTSIVVSFETGVQVEEEEEEEHKLPPRPRRNNRRLPVSDPDPVQEKPKRRGRPRKNETKEAVPVEKKAHGGKKNTEDVENLGLNAVKLEIEDTPKGVEISEMKRGTRSSRQIRNVKCEDEVIEEEKRRPSRATRSTKKEIGGDSFQELERVLNQARKSRANKKKVESAVEEMEARNDVGEGKGCSETSDKENENVEQVEVESRKSTMVGEEDLNCSVREDVETENFQEERDSKGEGGGVETSKMVEQVEIKSRNSAVVGEEDMDCSVREDGETENLQEEKYSKGGVETSDGKAEQGSRNEKNVEKVDLEKMTLGDWFAYMKVHLRKQIVDETEKLIEDMRSKSLRVRHHIEEQKQAKGQGRSS
- the LOC106352197 gene encoding zinc finger protein CONSTANS-LIKE 2-like, with translation MLKEESNESGGTRACGTCRSAACTIYREADSTYLCTNCDARVHAAKRVRVCDSCESAPAEFFCKADAASLCTACDAEIHSANPLARRHQRVPITSNSCGSMATDGDNNVMMVSEEKEDADEVASWLMLNPGKNNQNNGFLFGVEYLDLVDYSSGTDNQFGDQYNHYQRSFGGGEDGVVPLQLEESSTSHMQQSQHNFHLGVNYGYSTEPHYSYISVVPESTSSDTTVQHAKETIDQVSGPPTQMVQQLTPADREARVLRYREKKKRRKFEKTIRYASRKAYAEVRPRIKGRFAKRIDMEADAEQLFSTSLMSNTSYGIVPSF
- the LOC106352176 gene encoding 6-phosphogluconate dehydrogenase, decarboxylating 2-like, coding for MAVQPTRIGLAGLAVMGQNLALNIASKGFLISVYNRTTSKVDETVERAKKEGNLPVYGFHDPESFVNSIQKPRVIIMLVKAGAPVDQTIKTLSAYLEKGDCIVDGGNEWYENTERREKAVAENGFLYLGMGVSGGEEGARNGPSMMPGGSFEAYKNIEDILLKVAAQVRDSGPCVTYIGKGGSGNFVKMVHNGIEYGDMQLIAEAYDVLKSVGKLTNEELHGVFTEWNKGELESFLVEITADIFGIKDDKGDGHLVDKVLDKTGMKGTGKWTVQQAAELSVPSPTIESSLDARFLSGLKDERVQAAKVFKEGGFGDVLTDQTVDKKQLIDDVRKALYASKICSYAQGMNLIRAKSVEKGWGLKLGELARIWKGGCIIRAIFLDRIKQAYDRNAELANLLVDPEFAKEIIERQSAWRRVVCLSINSGISTPGMSASLAYFDSYRRERLPANLVQAQRDYFGAHTYERTDMEGSFHTEWFKIARQSKM